A region of the Corticium candelabrum chromosome 4, ooCorCand1.1, whole genome shotgun sequence genome:
GGGATGTTCTTCCTATTGGTTGTGGAATGCTATGGCTGCTGGCCTTCAAAAAGTTTAGAACATTTGGAAGACATACATAGTTAGAAAAACAACTCTTTGCAGAGGACAGATTTTGAGTAGAGCTGTAACCAACCTCCATGAGCAACTCTCAGTCAGATTGTGGGTACACAATGCCGGCATGATTCTGTAGAGATTGTCTTTGGAGGTAGCTATACACGTAGAAAGGTTAACTAAATCAAGGTGATCTTCCTTGCCAACAACAATTGCATGGTGTGTACTACAAGAGTCACCTAGGAAGTTATATACATTCACGTGTTGTTGGTTGCACTATCgtttctttgctagttttttTTGCGTGTTTGACATGTGGCTTAATGTAAGGTCGTCCTTTGCACTCACTGGAGCTTAACCATGTGTTAATGAAGGGAGTAGGGTCTAAGTCTAGACTACCCCCTCTCCTCTGCACTTTCTACATATTACACTACACTTTCTCTGTCATAATCATAACGTCTTATGTAAACACCCAAGAAGGCCAGGTTGCTTGTACTTATTAGTCATAACAAGCTGTGAGAACTGTAGCAGAATGCAGCTAATGAATTGCGCACTATACTTCTTAGTTTAGTTTTTCGCCCCGCTACATTAAAGTGTTTCTGTCCCAGTTTCCTCTTGTTGCAAAGCAGACCTTCATTCTCAGAAGGCATTGTAAACCTGTAAACCTACCTGCCTAATTGCCTTATCAGTTTTCAAATTAATTAGGTAGCATTAGTTTATTCTACCACTACCCCACTGCGTTTGTGGTATATGGTTTCGATTCTGATTGCCCGTTAAACGCACTCAATCTAACTCGTTACCTAGTAGAATAAGCCTCACGTCACCCTTACTACAATTATTGAATACACAACATGCTAAGACGGGCACAATTAAAGTATCTAATCACGTTACACTGATACAGAGAAGTGGACGAGTCTCACGCAAGGTTTGGCGACTAACCCCGTAAAGTCTGGTCGCCAGACGGTACGTCTTAGTCGCCAATGGCGACTAAAACCCCCCAATTTCGAACACTGGATATAGCTTGAGAAcacaataaattatatatatatatatatatatatatatatatatatatatatatatatatatatatatatattataagcaaatataacaacacaatgcaaaattACTCTAAGTGTCCAACAGAACAAAGTCCTCTAACAAAAAGCTGTCCAGGATAAGCCTAGCGTTATATTGCCATAATCTTACTGATACTTTCTTGCTTGTGTAAATTATTAACAGCTATGCTAAGAGTTGTATGATACACTGGCCACCCCCTTTGCAAAAATGCTGGTTAGCTAAGCCCCTGCAACGTAACATAGACTCCAAGTGATCatacaaaaaaattagaatTTTGTAAGGAAGTTAGAAGTTTAGATTATAGTAATGGATAttaatcttaattaactaataatgcACCAGCACATGCCTCTGATTTTGATTGTCCCACGTGTTTCCTTTGAAACAAAAATTGTCTGTTGAGATTACTCACATCAATCGTATCAAGATCAATCTAAAACAGCAAATCAACACTGTACACGATGCCAACTTGTCCTGCTTTTCTCTCTTACCACTTGGACACACGAGAACCCACACAATACAAGAGTCTTCAACAGTTCACATCCTATGCCTCCTGCACCCACCACTAGAAGTCTGGCAGCAGCCACTCTTTCGCTCAAATCACCTTGCAGCACGTCAGACGATCTAGCAATCTCATTTCCCGCCATTTCTTGCACCCTCGTGCCAACATTGgcacttccggtttggacTTCTTCACCTTTGTTTGCGCGCTCAGGCTAACGCGCGCAAGCCTGAACGACATCTCAATCTCATTGAGTTTTATTAAACttacaatatttttattttacgtCTAGTCTAAATTTATGTATCTTAATAGGGATTTTATAATTTTAGAAAGGAGTCCtacatagtcacgtgatatctctagtcacgtgacacatgcacgcacgcgccgTTTTCGAAGGGTCTGTCATTCTTTACCGGTAAAGAAATGGCAGAAGCATTTGAGGAAACGGCAGAAACATTTGAGGAAACGGCAGAAACATTTGAGGAAACGGCAGAAAAATGTAAGACATAGTTACAGTGCATTGAATATCTAGACTCACACAATGTGTATAGTGTGTCGCTGTCTACCAATTCGTGTAACATCACAAGACGTGGAAAGGTATCCCAAGACAGCGAAATTACTCAAAAGGATTGCCAACGATTATATCACTCGGGATGGCGTGATTAGAAGCACACAAGATGAAGTAGACAGGGTACGTTATTTGTGGAAGAACCGACATACTAACTACGCATTGATAatttacaatacaaaaggtTCACTATGCAAGTTCAACTCATGTTTGATACAACTCTGTGCATTGTATTAGCATGTAGGATACTTTTAGTTGGATGAACCGTTGCTCTTAATTAAGAGTGACCATTATCTGCATTGTATTCTGTTAACTCATTGCACCCTTCTAATTCTAGGCAAAAGATAGACTTAAGGAAGCTAAATTCTTCTACTTCCAACAGAAAGTTTTGTTCACTGAGTTACAAGAGCTTTTGTTAGATGTGGAGCAGAGCAAAGTCAGCTCAGAGCCCGTTCATCTCAAAGGCAATCTAGACCTCTACAGCATGCTACAGCAATCTGTCACAGTGGCCACTGCTGCTTGTCATATTGCATCTCCACCAACTGAGCATGCAGGCAGTAGACAGGCTTCAATTCTTGGGATCAAAGCTGAACATTTAAGACAAATAGATCCTCGACAAGGAGCTCTACAACAACATCTACAAGCAACACAGCAGAGCATAATTCCAGAGTTGGAATCAAGATTGAAAAGCAAGTGTGAAGAGCTAGTCGAATATCACGATGTATCGAAACAATCATCTCACAGTGGAAAGAACAAGGCATTAGCTTTTGCAAAAGCGGCTCAGTTACCAGCTGTAATAGAAGCTGAGCTGAAACAATTACAGGAACAAGAGGAAATTCGGAAACTGAAGCAGCAATCTGAAGAAAAATTTTGGGAATATTATAATGTGAGATGTCAACAATTAATATTGTTTTCTGGTACATTACTTTATGTTTATGATTACATCAGATGCTTTGTAAGTCTCTGGATATGTCAGTTGAATTATTGAGAGATCGTAAACTGAAGAGGGAACGTGAaaaagacaaactgacaggTGATTGGTTGGCAGCTCGATGTGATGCATTGTGTCTAAAACTAGCAGTGATCAAAGAGCAAGTATTGAAGGAAACCTATTCTCCTCAGGCTGTGGCAGCTCTAAGGAAAATAAAGTTAGTGTTGGTTAACTATAAATCAAAGTGCTTGCATAAACATTTGTACTGGAGAGTTGTGTCTCTCTATACAGTATGCTATTGTATTGGTGAGATttatctctcaatacattaagCTCTGGTATTAGAGGGCTGCATCTCTTCTCATAGTATGACCATGTGTCTATGTCAGACATGAGCTTGACGAATCTCTTCATCATTGCCACACAGAACGTCAGCATCTACAACAATCACTGCAAGCTTATCGTTTAGTTGGCGGCGATTTTCCATCTCTTGTTGATGAATACAGTCGTCTACAAGAAGTCATAAAAAACAAGCAATGGGCATTGCAAGAGCTTAGTCAAGTTGGTGATAGCAAATCTTTATAAAGACAGAAGGCTTCCATAAGTATAATAcaaacaatgtgtgtgtggaatGTTTCTGCAAGGATACATGCTGTGTGTTTTTTTCTGTTTCGTGTGCTAACAGTGTTGATGGGACGCTTTGGGAAAGAGAAGGTTGATGTTTTGGTTGTGTTGAATGTTGTCTGGTTGATTGATATCATAGCCTTGAGTTTGTAGCTGCATAAATGTTCTATATTGattgcatattaattaaacttaaatGGTACAGCAGTACACGTACATTGGCCATCACTATCGTTAGGTTTGTTGTTTCAGCATGCTGCTTACCTGCTTACTCACCATCTGATTTTCTCTGTGTATTTGCAtttacgtctgtctgtctgtctgtctgtgacagtgtctgtctgtctgtctgtctgtttcttcttATTGTCAACATGACATGTGTACTGTATATGTGTAGTATTTGTCTCTGCATTACGGTTGACGAGTGCATCTCATCTAACAGACTTCATTTCACGAACACCATATGTTTTCCACAAATCTAAATACACATGTACTGAGGTTTGAATGCCATTCAATAGACTTCATTTTGGGCCTTGTCTGATGCATACAGATAGTTCATGGAAACTACATCATGAAGATACATGACGTTCACTGTCAAACTCACAATTCATCTCTAGAATAATGATGATAAATCTCTACTAGTCTTTTATCAAAGGCATCTTGCTTGTCAGCGGGAACGTAAACACTCTTGAAGTCACTTAAAACAGCATCTCGTTTCTCTTTAGATTGGGGGTTGATCATAGCTTGTTCATAAAATTCAACAGTTTCTCCAATTGCCTGTTTCAGTGATGTTGGTTGCCAATTAAGTTGTCTTAATGCTTTCTCAATGCTGATTGGTCCACGAGTAACTGAAGGGAAGAAATGGTTTCTTACTGTATTATCAGGTGAGAATATAGGCTCACTGACTTGCATTACATCTGCCATATCAAGCAACAGTTGATGAAGGGTTGTGACCTCAGAGAATGCCAAATTGTACATGCTATCTATGTGGTTGGCACTCTCTTTCatgataacaacaataattttTGCAACATCTTTGTTGTACACCAAACTAAGTGGAGAATGCCTCATCCAGTCAAGCATATATATTGGCTGACCAATCATTACATGGAATCGTATCCACAGTTGGTACCTCCACCAACGATCTGTGTTATCCCTCGGACCAATCACATCTGGCAGTCGTAATATAACATACGGAAACCCTCCATTTTCTCTTTGTTCTAGAAGTAATTCTTCACATCCAAGTTTCCTGTGTCCATAGTTATCACGAGCATTCAGTTCTCGTCTCTCTGTGTTTGATGCTGGACGAACAGCATCCTCTTCTCTGAGGTACTCACTTGAATCTTCCTTCCTCTGGCACACCTCATACACAGAGTCGGTGCTGATATAAATATACACACCAACTCTATCAGTCAATATGTCGATGATTTCTGCCATATTTCGTGGAACGTATGATGAGAAATCCAACACAAAATCATAAAATTTCTTAGATGAAATAAGCTCGTCGCACTGCGTGATGCTATTTCTACTGCAATAAATAGGATTGATTCGAGGCGTAATTCTGCTACTAGAATCCCAATAACTATTCCCTCTGTTCAGCAGAGTCAATCTCACTTTGTCGCCTTCAGACTCCAACAACTGATGGACCGTCTCAGATCCTATAAAACCGTTTCCTCCCAGCACCAACACGTTCGTCACAGCTGCGATACATGCAGGAAGAAAGACGATTAAAACAACAATAGACTGCATCTGGCTACCGGAAGTAGTGTTACGCCTCGTAGGCACGTGAtcatgatcacgtgaccagtACCGGCCAGCACCAATAAATAGATTTTAGAGTCTTTGTTTATAATGGAAAAAACCCCGACATCAAATAAACAACCTATACAATAATTCACCTATGCAACATACTTTTTATAGATACACTTTCTCTCAAAATGTGTTCACGCTGTGCATTTTAGAAGTCTAGCACTGTGATGCTTCATCATGCAGACTCTCTTCCTTGTCATGTTTTTCTCCAATTATAGAGAGAGGTCGTAGAATAACATTACTTCTCCTTACATTTGCCTGCAAATGCTCAGGTTCCTCAAGATGTGCTACTTTTTCTCTCTGTACATGTGTTTTTGATGACGTATCCGCCCTCTTCTTCACTGTCTGCAGCTGCTTTACCACCTTGTCTTCATACCCCTCTTCCAACAAGTCACTCTTTGCTGGTGACATAAACTTCTTTTCACTTGACCTTTTTCGTTTGGGACTACTCAATACAGGGTCAATTACATTAGAGGGTGCTACATCCTCAGAACGGCCAGTGGGCTTTTTCTGTTTTAAGCGATTTGATTTTTTCAGTTTACGCTTGCCTGTAGTTCCATCTAACCCTTCAGATGCAATTGGTGGTTGTCCCAAGTCATTAGCCGCCTGTCCATCAATGCAGTTCCCATCATTGGGTTCTGACCTTGCTGTTTTCAATGAATTGACTGGAATTTCTTTAAGAGATTCATCATCTTTATCCTCGTTCGTGACATCAGCAGTTGTAGTTTCCATAGGAACACAAGCATGATAAGGTGTACTGTGTGTAACAGGAGCATCGAGTGTGTTGAAAGTTCCATTAAAGTCAGTATTCGATTCCAACACATCCCTCTCAATTTGTCTATTCAAAGTCATCGTCGGGGTACCACTATGATTTGAAATGTCATCAGGCACTGGAGCTACCTTgttctacaacaacaacaacaacatcgaCAGTAAAGTAAATGgttaaataagtaaataaataaaagctATAAAGTAACTTGTTTTCCTATATATTCCTCAGTCTCTCTACTGTACTTGTAACTGCATGTTTCTTCAAATGTCCATTATGTGTCTACACATGTCTGTTAACtggctattattattatatatttgttttcCATTTGTCATGCATGTCTTGTGCACTCTAGCTATATATACTGTTCATCTGTACATTCCTCTTATCTTTCCACTCACATGTCTCCATCTCCCTGCACGTCGTGTTTTGCCAGCATTACCATCTTCAACAGCCAAACCATTAGCCTCTCTTTCATGCATTATATAGTCATATGTGCTCCAACCATGACACactacacagacaaactgttCAATCCATGTCATCTCAAACCAAGCAGTGTGCGGCTACTCACTGAGATACAaatgaaacagaaagagaTGGCCAAGCAAGCCAAGCGCTAAAAGTATGAGAATAATCACAATGCCTGCCAATGCAGCCACTGCTTGATGAGGAACTTCACAAAAGATATAAAACTCTACACAAACGATAACATCAAACCAATCACACAAAGCACACACTCAAATCAATCCGCATGGTCAAATCAATGTCTTACTGTTATCTCTACTCAGATACTTCAGCTCATCACGATCAACAAAGTATTGTACAAACACATAGAGTGCAACTGCTAGTACAAATAATGACGCCATGATGCCAGTCAAAAGACACCCAATAAACAGTGAATAGTTGCTTGTGCCCACACAGTTGTTCAACCATTTGCAGTGATGATCAAAACCTGTGACGCACTTGTTGCAGACACTGCAGTGCTTGGACGATGGATCACTGAGAAACAAGTAGAAAGTCAGTTGACATCACATAATGCCACAATTTCTCATAGTACGTacatgtttctttgtgtttaaACATCCATCCATTAATCTGCCTACgtatctgtctgtgagtcATATTAAGGCGTCAGGTTTCATGGTGATATCAAAATACTTACATTTCTACTTGACAAAGGCAACAGTTGTTATCCTCGATGACGTGAAGCTGCTTTGTACGATCAAACAGAGCATAAGTTCTCGACTGGCCTTTGTCTTTCAcgttcttgtgagctggatcAATTGTTGTACAAACCCAAAGAAGAATTATATGAAGAACTATAACAATACCAGCCACCTAAAGACCACATAAATGCAATGGATGTGGGGCATCTCCAGAAACAAGAAACAGTCACACTACAATGGTACACATACAAATGGTatcataaacacacaaatataaatttatgtttttgtctgtttgttagcttgtctctctgttggtttgtcagtttattaaatttaaatttatgctggcaacacacacacatacacacacacacacacacacacacacacacacacacacacacacacacactcactcacacacacacacacacacacacacacacacacacacacacacacacacacacacacacacacacacacacacacacacacacacacacgtgcgcggtGCCAAGTCTccattgtgacgtcataactcaatatataataaattaattaatgtctgaTTTCAAATTCTCTCACAAGATAGCCCGCGTTTCTCCAATCATCGGGCAGATAAAGCACCAACACTCCAAAGTACACAAGACAGAAGAAACCCAAGAACATCCAAGCCACAAACTGAAGAGGATGAAACGGCAGTTGCCACCCGTTTCGTCGCAAAAATACGTTATCTCCGACGTCAGTTGGCGGGCTGTGCCCGCAACGGCACATAACTAATGATCACACAGTGATGTGAAACTGTCGTTGCCACGGGAATCGGAGGACGCTATTACCCATGCTCGCACATGCGCACTTAACTTAGCGGTAGCTCGGCGCGCGCACTCTCGGGATTCCAAATCTCCTGTCCCAGTGTGTGATGTGTCAAATACGATTACGCGCAAGACTCAACGCAGTCAACGATGGAGAAGCTTTCCAGTTTGGATGGACTACACCGATTGGACTCTTCAGGAGCAGCAAACTCTTCTAGGCGACCTCTGAGCTCAGGTAGGACCTACGACACGTAGTAGGCTAACACAACTAGCTATCTAGTAGGAACCAGGGGCCTTATTTGGTGACATTGGAGGTAATGAGCTGCTTGCGCAATGGACAAATACGGTTATCCGAAACCTAGCAGAGGAAATTAGGTGAAGCAAGGAATGAAGAAGTATCGGCGGGACATGAGGCGGGACATGAGGTGTACCGCCTGAATTTGTGCAACAAATTGCCAAGTGTAttgctacagtacagtacaagttccgGGAGTATTATAGTTACTGTTTTCTatctaaaaattttggaaaatTACAGCACAAACAATTGTTTTCATTAATTATTCTACACTATACACACttaatttgtatatttatttacaatttgtatatttatttacaaaTACTTAATTATActcttaataattaattaactcgcACTTTATATGTTTATCAGCAAACAAATGGCCACAAACTTATCGtttcaaataattaatatagttTTTAGTTATATCAGTGTTTCGTTTAGGTGTGGATGCAGAGCAGAGAAGGCAGAAGGTCCGTGATGTGAATAAAGCATTAGAACATGATCCGGTTGATGTGACTGCACTGCGCAAAATTGCACTATCTTCTGGTGGTCTAATCAATGAGCATCTTAGACAGAGAGTGTGGCCTAAATTGCTGGCTGTCGACGTTCATTTGCCAGTCACCTACCCTGCTGATTTCGAGAGACATAAAGACTTTGACCAAGTGAAACTGGATGTGAGGAGATCAGACAGGCGGTTTCCACCTGGAGTCAGAGCACGGTTTCGCCGCTTCAAACAGCAAGAACTAACAGAGGTCATTATGAAAGTATTGTCTATATGCATACAATCCAAGCTACACTACTATCAGGTATGTTGGAGTGAAACAAGATTTTTTGCAACAAAATTACACAATGATTATAACTACTTCTGAAGTAAAGTTTGGTTTGGTGTGCTTTGCAATGAATAATTAGGAAATGCTGAAACATGGGATGATTTTGGACCGACTAtaattctgtttgtcttgttagTTAACGTCTtgtgtggttgtctgtttcttaGCTAGCTTTGCATCAGTCTTCTATTTATCTgtcatgtgtctgtttatttagttatatgtttgtttatctgtttgttcagttgaaggttgtctgtcttttttgtctgtttattattttgtagGAGAtatgtttattaatattaataaaaggTATTGTATCGTGTGTATGTAGGGCTTTCATGAACTGGCTGTTCCttttttgttggtgtgtggcTCTGACATTTGCTGTCGACTGTTGGTCCAGCTTTGTCATTCACATCTTCGGTGAGTTTCTGAGTAGATCATGTTACACACATGCTACTGAGCAGTGCATGTGAAATGTTTGAAACATTACAAGAGACATAAATCGGGGTCTTGCCCATTTGGAGATGTTCTTTCTGATAATTTCATAAGGCTGGATGGCAGGGTATCTGTTGATTTACTTTTTTtataaaatgtaaattatTGGGTGGAGCTGTCTGGCTTTTTGTCCTTTTCTACTGAAACACAAGGACATGACCATTATTAGAGTAGAATCAAGGTATTTTGTGATAAATTTTTTGTGCAGTGAGTACATGGGTGTGTCCATGTCAGAAGCAAATGTCCTGCTGGATTTCCTGTATCCTCTCATTGCAGAACATGATGATGAACTGGAGAGATTTCTAGTCAGGTGATAGCACTTTGAATAACTGATCGATTGCGGAGTGGCTACTGCATTCTTTCTCTCCTTTAGATCTGAAGTAGGGACAGTGTTTAGTCTGAGTTGGATGATCACTTGGTTCAGCCATGTCTTACCTGATCTCAGCATGGTCTATCGACTGTATGATGTATTTCTGGCATCACATCCACTCTTTCCCATATATCTTGTTGCTATGGTCTGTTTGTGCTTTCTGTGTACAAAAAAGGGACAATGATGTAATGGTTTGTTGTGTGCAGATTGTTTTAGACAAACGGAAAGAGATTTTGTCTGTGGATTGTGAACTGAGTGCTGTGCATTCAGTATTGAGTCATTTGATTAATGAACATCTTCCCATGGAAGTCCTTATCTCCAAGTCCATTAATTTTTTCAAGCAGAATCCACCAGCAATGCTGGCATCAAGACACAGACTAGACATTGACAAGAGGTATGTATAACACTGTTTTGAAGAGGTAAAGTCTAGCAATCATCTCAGTTGAGTAGCCTGAATTACATATATTATCTCGATAATCTGATGTCTGGATGAGAGGCTATTTCAACACACTTCTGTTGGAGGAAGGGCGGATGTGTGCTGATCTGTTTtgatgtgtgttgttgtgcatTGTTGCTCTGTTGTTGCCGATCGTAGCGAGgtttctaatccgggtcgcacaacagaaaggggcgtggtcctatatggctatCTATCAAGCTCTTGGTATATAAATCTGTgggtacacacaaatctcaaatttctcctctccacgaccacgtttcatacTAAGACCTActttaaaaaattgttttggtGTCCGACTATAGATCAGTCTAAGAAttattcgtgcaagtgaccaaactgGGATGCCTCATAAAGTTctgtcgccccatcctttttgtattgtaggtagggcttgtgtgtacttgacaactgAGAAACATCTTCAGAAGCTGACTGGTAACCActatgccacctacagtcaactattcacactgTTGTTACATGTACTGTCTAGCTAGGGTTTGGCGTTTCTGTAGATGGTTAGAAAACTCAGTTGCGTGTGTTCACCAACTCGAGGCGCCAGCTACAGATACTGTACAACTAGTTAGGAGCTATAAGGCTACGATCAGAAGACTGGTCTATGAACATTGGGTGgccatgtttgtgtttgttagaTTTCTTAATTAAGGGTTCCAGCTTCAGACTAATgataatcttaattaatagcaactTCTATTTATcgtaattgattaattagtaaataacTACTCAGcgtcaacacaacactacttTTTGGATTTTCTGCATTCTTAATTAATCCTAACCAGATGGTAAGTGGTGGGTTTGAGTATATTGTCATGAACTAGAACATCTTTCGTTTGTTGTGCAAAACCAGCTATATGTAGAAATGGATGTAGAATAGCTGTTGTGACTGATAAGGTTTCAgtcttgttttgtgttgtgatagTCTTGTGATGGCTGGTTACAGAAGTTTGCAAGAAAAATTACTGAGGCAGAGACCAGATCGAATCCTTCGGTCTCGCTTGaagaaaaatcaacaaaaggACAGTAAAGACAGTGGCATGCTTTCTATTCAGTCTGTAGCTCAAGTTGCTGCGTGGACGTTTTCTGTCGCTTTTGGAGCCGCTGCATATCTTTTGTATGAATCTTGGTAATGTAACGAAGTAGACTTGTCTCTGCAATGTGTCGTTGCTACCGGGTTGACGGAGTGCCTCTGACAGTTAAGTGTAAACATGTGGCAGCCGGGTGGTGGCAAGTTTATAGCTGCATGACGTCTTTGCTCAGTTTAAAATCTAGTGTAGATACGCGCTGAGTCACTTTCCGTTGCTGTTAGTCTTTAGGAGTAGGACTACTCTCTGACTCTAACGCACAGTTTTGCTTCTACCAAGGTTTGTAGGTCTCAATTGAACGTAAGatttcttagttaattatcacTTTCTCAACCAAGCAACGGGTGTGTTTACATCTCATTCAAGTGAATTGAGGAAGGATCAAATATGTTTCTCCTTTGCTACATCTTTTTTGTTTTGGGCTTAAGAGGTACTCATACAATACCTTGTTGACTTATCTCTTCCAATCAGTGGTAGCATCTAATCTGCGTTTGTAGGAATGGATTTAGCAAACGGACAGATTATGGTGGAACCAATTTCATCGTCAATCTGGATTGGTCAGTTTTCATCCACAAACTTTTGTTGCATAGAACAATTTCTCCCTCTCCAGATGTAGTGTACTCCACTATGGCAATTCCTGCTCCTACTCCATTGCCTGCTCCTACTTCAGTGTCAAAAGGAGGTGAGGGCACTCAAGCCTTTAGTTGTGATAACACTTTATTGAATGTTGGCATGCAGTTCAATTTCAATTTGGTGAGGATGCTGGTGATACGATGGCTGAGTTGACCAATGACGACTGTTCTGATCCTGTCAAACTGGATAGTGGACCAGTACCTGTATTTGATGGACATGTGTCCAGATTGCACGTAAATATGTTGCTTTTGGTGTAAGATTAAATTTGCAAAGTATTTTGTTGTGCCTTTAGGTTTGTTCAAATGGAATTATTTCAGGCAACAAGCCATTTAAATTATCTACTCCTCAGTTCTTTCCTGGAGACAAAGCAGTACGAGAGAGGGTTTTGTTTGCTCCATTTTGGGCTAATATTGATCTTCAACAAGAGGGAAAGATTTGGTATCGAGTTCATTTGAGACCAGACAACACCACTCGGAAAGCTGATTCAATAGTTCACAATATAACTGGGCAACACAATGAGTTCAAATCAGCTGTAGTTGCAATTGTAACATGGGAAGATGTACAAAATTTTCCAGCCGATAATGGAAATTACAGTGATGAGTTTTCAGACCTTGAAAATACATTTCAGGCTGTAATTGTTTCTGATGGAACAAACACATTCATCTTGTACATCTATATTGACATAGAATGGTCAGGTCGGTGGGGTTTTGGCGCAGTAGTAGGTTACAATGCTGGAGATGGCAAGAACTACTTGAATTACCCAGGATCTAAAACAGAAGCTATTTCTAATATTGATGATTTGGAAAGCGGGAACTTCACTGGAATTGTACTCTTTCATTTGACTCCTTTTGCAAATACGAGTAACAGAGCTGCATTTGAGTGTCACCAGTGGCATTTTCTTGATCGGCTTCGTTTTGGAGATAAACCATCTTGGACACAATTTCTTTCTCCTGTTCCCTCTTCTATTTCACAGGCATCTAGCGATACACGTTACCTGAAAATAGATTCCTTGTTTGGTGCTTCTTGCTTCATTTCACTTCATGTACATTCTGTTGTCATTGATGGTGACGAATTGTTTCCAACTACATTGAGTTGTTATGGTGACAGGGGAGAGTTAGATATTACAGCTAGCAGCTCTAGTCCACATCGTCCTTTAATCTCACAGCAAAGAATTGAC
Encoded here:
- the LOC134179186 gene encoding HAUS augmin-like complex subunit 4, encoding MAEAFEETAETFEETAETFEETAEKLCRCLPIRVTSQDVERYPKTAKLLKRIANDYITRDGVIRSTQDEVDRAKDRLKEAKFFYFQQKVLFTELQELLLDVEQSKVSSEPVHLKGNLDLYSMLQQSVTVATAACHIASPPTEHAGSRQASILGIKAEHLRQIDPRQGALQQHLQATQQSIIPELESRLKSKCEELVEYHDVSKQSSHSGKNKALAFAKAAQLPAVIEAELKQLQEQEEIRKLKQQSEEKFWEYYNMLCKSLDMSVELLRDRKLKREREKDKLTGDWLAARCDALCLKLAVIKEQVLKETYSPQAVAALRKIKHELDESLHHCHTERQHLQQSLQAYRLVGGDFPSLVDEYSRLQEVIKNKQWALQELSQVGDSKSL
- the LOC134179187 gene encoding uncharacterized protein LOC134179187; this encodes MQSIVVLIVFLPACIAAVTNVLVLGGNGFIGSETVHQLLESEGDKVRLTLLNRGNSYWDSSSRITPRINPIYCSRNSITQCDELISSKKFYDFVLDFSSYVPRNMAEIIDILTDRVGVYIYISTDSVYEVCQRKEDSSEYLREEDAVRPASNTERRELNARDNYGHRKLGCEELLLEQRENGGFPYVILRLPDVIGPRDNTDRWWRYQLWIRFHVMIGQPIYMLDWMRHSPLSLVYNKDVAKIIVVIMKESANHIDSMYNLAFSEVTTLHQLLLDMADVMQVSEPIFSPDNTVRNHFFPSVTRGPISIEKALRQLNWQPTSLKQAIGETVEFYEQAMINPQSKEKRDAVLSDFKSVYVPADKQDAFDKRLVEIYHHYSRDEL
- the LOC134178822 gene encoding TBC1 domain family member 20-like isoform X2; the protein is MEKLSSLDGLHRLDSSGAANSSRRPLSSGVDAEQRRQKVRDVNKALEHDPVDVTALRKIALSSGGLINEHLRQRVWPKLLAVDVHLPVTYPADFERHKDFDQVKLDVRRSDRRFPPGVRARFRRFKQQELTEGFHELAVPFLLVCGSDICCRLLVQLCHSHLREYMGVSMSEANVLLDFLYPLIAEHDDELERFLVRSEVGTVFSLSWMITWFSHVLPDLSMVYRLYDVFLASHPLFPIYLVAMIVLDKRKEILSVDCELSAVHSVLSHLINEHLPMEVLISKSINFFKQNPPAMLASRHRLDIDKSLVMAGYRSLQEKLLRQRPDRILRSRLKKNQQKDSKDSGMLSIQSVAQVAAWTFSVAFGAAAYLLYESW
- the LOC134178822 gene encoding TBC1 domain family member 20-like isoform X1; protein product: MEKLSSLDGLHRLDSSGAANSSRRPLSSGVDAEQRRQKVRDVNKALEHDPVDVTALRKIALSSGGLINEHLRQRVWPKLLAVDVHLPVTYPADFERHKDFDQVKLDVRRSDRRFPPGVRARFRRFKQQELTEVIMKVLSICIQSKLHYYQGFHELAVPFLLVCGSDICCRLLVQLCHSHLREYMGVSMSEANVLLDFLYPLIAEHDDELERFLVRSEVGTVFSLSWMITWFSHVLPDLSMVYRLYDVFLASHPLFPIYLVAMIVLDKRKEILSVDCELSAVHSVLSHLINEHLPMEVLISKSINFFKQNPPAMLASRHRLDIDKSLVMAGYRSLQEKLLRQRPDRILRSRLKKNQQKDSKDSGMLSIQSVAQVAAWTFSVAFGAAAYLLYESW